One window of Trifolium pratense cultivar HEN17-A07 linkage group LG5, ARS_RC_1.1, whole genome shotgun sequence genomic DNA carries:
- the LOC123884534 gene encoding 25.3 kDa vesicle transport protein — protein MVKLTMIARVTDGLPLAEGLDDGRDLTDGEFYKQQAKSLFKNLSRGHNEASRMSVESGPYVFHYIIEGRVCYLTMCDRAYPKKLAFQYLEDLRNEFERVNGSQIETAARPYAFIKFDTFIQKTKKLYQDTHTQRNIAKLNDELYEVHQIMTRNVQEVLGVGEQLDQVSQMSNRLSSESRVYADKARDLNRQALIRKWAPVAIVFGVVFVLFWLKNKIW, from the exons ATGGTGAAGTTGACTATGATTGCTCGTGTTACTGATGGTCTTCCACTGGCTGAAGGACTGGATGATGGTCGTGATCTTACGGATGGTGAATTTTACAAACAGCAAGCCAAGTCGTTGTTTAAGAATCTATCAAGAGGGCATAATGAGGCATCCAGGATGTCAGTTGAAAGTGGTCCTTATGTTTTCCA TTATATCATAGAAGGACGGGTCTGTTACTTGACAATGTGTGATCGGGCATACCCCAAGAAACTAGCATTTCAATATCTTGAAGACCTCAGGAATGAGTTTGAGCGTGTTAATGGATCGCAAATTGAAACTGCTGCCAGACCTTATGCCTTCATTAAGTTTG ACACATTTATACAGAAGACAAAGAAACTTTACCAGGATACCCATACACAGCGCAATATTGCAAAGTTGAATGATGAGCTTTATGAAGTCCACCAAATTATGACCCGAAATGTGCAGGAAGTTCTTGGTGTTGGCGAACAGTTGGATC AGGTCAGCCAAATGTCCAATCGCCTATCGTCAGAATCTCGTGTATATGCTGACAAGGCTAGAGATTTAAATAGACAG GCTCTGATTCGGAAATGGGCCCCTGTTGCTATTGTTTTTGGAGTTGTCTTTGTACTTTTCTGGCTCAAGAACAAAATTTGGTGA